The Eschrichtius robustus isolate mEscRob2 chromosome 5, mEscRob2.pri, whole genome shotgun sequence DNA window ttctcgGTCCACATTAGTTCCCAGTTTTTATCACCTCAGTAAATTGAGGTCTAGTCTAGTAGTTAGTGTGGCACTTTGTAGCAAATGAGGTAGAAGGAAGCTACAGCAACAGAACAGATTGAGTAGAGGGTCTTGGAATAGAGTGTaggggtgtgggagggagagaaggagggagtaaGGGAGtggaagagaaggggagggagagaggaaggggagggagaggtttGTGATGGCAAAGCCAGCCTCAGGCAAAGGAGGTTGCAAGCGACCGTCAGAAATCTTGACAGAAGTCCGGATTCCATACCTCTGCTTCTTCTACAACAACTGTAGTAAATGAAAACTGGGTTCTCATTTACTGGGTTGGAGAAGAGCGTAAGGCTTGCCAGTCGAGCAGACTGGGTAACAGGTAGCCCTGGGCAGGTGTTATGTGGACGCCTACAGCTTGGTCAAGGAAGGCTCAAGTAGGGTGGCACAGAGAGATGCCTTCCAGGTAAAGCAGAGGGACATTAACCACCCCTGTGGTCTTCTCCAGCAGCATTCTGCCCAACCTAATCTTATGTTTCAGGGTTATTAAGTACAATTGTCATGAAGATAAAGAGCAAAACAACTGCCCCGTGTTGTTCAGCTACTCAAAATGAAACCCTGTGCAAAAGCACACAAACATTCAATGTCAAACACACTCATATAAAATATTAGTCATCCTGAAACCTCAAAGGCCAATGCCAAGGGTTCTAGTGTGTTCTTTACCACTGtccttcctcttcttcatttATTGCTTCATCTCAAGAAAACTCGACTCAACAGCATCATTCGGCCAGTTGTTATCACTAAAGGTATTCTGACCAGGGATGGTGTGTTGTTGGCACTGCACTCACCATTTTGCTCAAAGAAACAGCTGTGATGAGGAAGCTGTAGAAAAACAGCCCTGAACTAACTGCTGCCAGGATCCAGAGGAGGAAATCAGAATCCGGGCATGGTTCTGGATCTGCAACAGAGAACAAAGCAGAGCTTCCCTGAGATGCTTTCTAAATTCTAGGGCGGTACTCCCCCCATTGGTGAGAGAAGGAAGAAGTTCAAGCTTCCAGACCTTGGTGTCCACCCCTAAATGGAATCACTGGACCCCAGGTAAGTCTGACTCTTGGGGCTACTTTGCCAGGAGTTTCAGATCAAAGGCCAAGGCCAAATTTCATGCTGGGTATCACTCCAGTGTGAGTGCCCAAACCTGCCGGGAGGAAAAACACCTTCCCcagctcattttattttataatcagaatGCCATTTGCCTCGCCACCCATACTGAGTAGGACTACCATGCAGTATGCCAGAGAACTCTTAAAGAGAATTCCCACAATCCTAAACATGAACGACCTGAAATCAAGGAGCAAAACTGTTTGCACACAAAGAAGAGACAGCAATGCAAAAGGCATCATCAGTGATGCTTACCGATGACGTAAATTTGGGTCCCATTGCCCATGCCCACATAGTAGGGCGGCGGGTACATGAGCTCCACCTTGCAGATGTAGAGCCCGGTGTCCGTGGCCCTCAGCCCTTGGATGGTGAGGTTCACTTTGTTCCCACTGGAGGTGCCGGCACAAGCGGAATCCTCCAGGAAGGTCAGCTCGTCCTCCACCATGTAGGTCGCGGCGCAGACTTCGTTCAGCTGGCCGCCTGCCTTCCGCAACACCGTCACCCGGACCTCGGCGGCTTTGCCTGACGACCCATATTCACACACGAAGCTGGCAACACCCCGACTGCTGGCCAGCGCCACTGCGGGCTGGGTCACGTGCACCCCTAAAGCAGGAAAACCAAAGGGAACTCAATGAACTCATGCTCGCCCATGACCAGGTCCAGGCAAAACCCTCGGGCCGGGCAAAGTTGATCTTTGATGGCCCCCTCCAGTTTCACCTGTCAGCCTTTCTCTCCCCCCATCAACAAACCCATCTCCCTCCCTTACCCCCTtccttctccacccaccccagCACCACTTCCATCTCGCCACTGTCTTCCAGTTACTCTCCATGAAGGTGCTTCCTTGTTGGAAAACAGTGCCTTGAAGGCAGTTGGTTGTGGCATGAAGAATACTGATGTGACAAAGAGAAGGGCTGGCTCTACCATGAAATACGTGATTTGGGAAAGCCATGCCTCCCCCGTAGGCTTCATTTTTCCCTCACATGCAAAAGAGGGGATTAGATCAGATGACATCAGAGTGCCTTCCCACTCCGGTATTCTA harbors:
- the CTLA4 gene encoding cytotoxic T-lymphocyte protein 4 isoform X2, coding for MACFGFQSHGARLDLASRTWPCTALFSLLFIPVFSKGVHVTQPAVALASSRGVASFVCEYGSSGKAAEVRVTVLRKAGGQLNEVCAATYMVEDELTFLEDSACAGTSSGNKVNLTIQGLRATDTGLYICKVELMYPPPYYVGMGNGTQIYVIAEEKKPSYYRGLCENAPNRARM
- the CTLA4 gene encoding cytotoxic T-lymphocyte protein 4 isoform X1, with translation MACFGFQSHGARLDLASRTWPCTALFSLLFIPVFSKGVHVTQPAVALASSRGVASFVCEYGSSGKAAEVRVTVLRKAGGQLNEVCAATYMVEDELTFLEDSACAGTSSGNKVNLTIQGLRATDTGLYICKVELMYPPPYYVGMGNGTQIYVIDPEPCPDSDFLLWILAAVSSGLFFYSFLITAVSLSKMLKKRSPLTTGVYVKMPPTEPECEKQFQPYFIPIN